TGATTGCGTGGAAAAAGGCCCCGAATCCCGGTATTGGAATTGGTATGACTGGCATCGCTGGCCTTTGCCAGAGCCACTTCCAGCGGATTTTCAACCCAAGGATTATTATCAAAGCTGGTGGGGCATCAAAGATATGCCAGACCTGAATTTTGACCTCAGCCGCAGCCATCCCGCGGAAAACCACATCAAGGATATTGACCAAGCAGAGCCGAACTGGCCTTTGGTGGAACACCTTCTGAAATGCACACGCTGGTGGCTGAGGGAAATTGGCATCGATGGCTTCCGGCTGGACGTTCCGGATGAGGTTCCATTTTGGTTTTGGGAGCTTTTCCGCCGCGAAGTGAAAGCCACCAAATCCCAAGCCTGGATTGTTGGCGAAATCTGGCAAAACGCGCGCCCCTGGGTGAACCCCAGATATTTCGATTCCGTGATGAATTACGCCTATTTCAAGGACCCCGTTCTGGATTTTTTCATCCTCGGCATTTGCGGCTACCAAAGCTTTGTCCAGCGCGTGGAAGAAGGTTTGGCTCAATATCCCTGGCTGGCATCGCAGGCGATGATGAATCTTTTGGGCAGTCACGACACCGTGCGGGTTTTGGAACTCGCCGGTGGCGACCTTCATAAAGTGAAGCTGGCCATGCTGTTCCTGATGACTTTTGTCGGTGCGCCTCACATCTATTATGGAGACGAAATTGCCATGTTGGGAGGTCGTGACCCTGATAATCGTCGTCCCTTTAATTGGGATTGGGAAAACGCCCCGGATGCTCTTGAACTGCATAGATTGGTCAAAGAACTTGTGAAGCTGCGCAAGGAGTATAAAGTCCTGACCCAGGGACACTTCGCTTTCTGGGATCCCTGTTGCGATAACCTCTCCTGGGTACGTTTTGACCATCGGGAAGCGATTTTTGTTATGATGAACCTCATGGAAATCCCCATCGATTATAATTATAACTTCAAAGATGATATACTTTTATTCTTTGGAGACGTGAAGGCTGTGGATGAACATTTTGAGCTGGGGCCTGGCGCTGTCATAATGTGGCACAAAAAGCGTTCCCGGCGCTTCAAACCCAGATTGCATAAAACCGGTCCCTGGTGGCAGCAGTTTTAAATTGACAGCATCAGCGCGCGCAGGAAACTGACCTGAAAGGAATTACGTTATGAAGAAAAAGATTTTGCTTTGCGTGAGCGGTGGAATCGCCGCCTACAAAGCCATCGAGCTTGCCAGCATGTTGAAAAAGGCAGGTTTTGAGCTGAAAACCGTGCTCACAGAATCGGCTCGGAAGTTTGTGGCTGGAATCAATTTCGCCGCCATCAGCGGTGGAAGCGTGCATACATCCTTGTTTGAGGATGCCGACCCCATCCCACACATAGCTTTGGCGGATTGGGCAGACCTCATTGTGGTGGCACCCGCCACGGCAAATATCATGGCCAAAGCCGCGCGCGGAATGGCTGACGACCTGCTTTCAAACATCCTTTTGGCGCATGCCAAACCCGTTCTTTTTGTTCCCGCCATGAACGTTCACATGTTCGAACACCCTGCCACACAGGAAAATATGCGTATCCTGAAAGAGCGCGGTCATTTCATCATGCAGCCCGAAACAGGACTTCTGGCCTGCGGTTACGAGGGAAAGGGCAAATATCCACCCAATCAGGAAATTGTTTATGCCATCCGCTGCCATCTGGAATATCCCCAAGACCTTGATGGAATCAGCGTTTTGGTGACCGCTGGCGCCACCGCCGAACCGATTGACCCCATGCGCATGATAACGAACCGTTCCAGCGGAAAAATGGGTTTGGCGATTGCGCGCGCTTTCTCTTTGCGGGGCGCCAAAGTGACTCTTATCCACGCCTTGATGGATGAAAAACCGCCCTGCCACCTGCAGGAAACAATTTTCGCGCCCTCAGCACAACTGATGAAGGATGCAACCCTGAAAGCCGGCAAAGTGGCTGATATTGTGGTCAAATGTGCCGCGGTCTCGGATTTCAAACCCTTGAAGGCATCCACCCATAAGATTAAAAAGGGCGCCAATCTCATGCTGGACCTGGTTCCCACGGATGATATTCTGGCTCAGCTTGGCAAGAAAAAAGGCAAAAAACAGAAGCTGGTGGGTTTTGCCGCCGAAACAGAAAACCTTATTCCCAACGCACGTAAAAAGCTGGAAAGCAAGAATCTTGACCTCATCTGCGTGAACCATCTGGACACCGCGGGCTCTGATGAAACCAGCCTTTCCCTCATCAAAGCCGGCGCCGCTAAAAACGGCAAACCAGAGGTTTTGACCGGCGATAAATTCGAGGTGGCGCTCTGCCTGGTGGATAGGATTATCAAGCTATGAACGGACTTGTAGTCATCACCGGAGCCAATGGCCAGCTTGGTTCATCTTTGGCAAAAGCCTGGGCTGGCGGAAAACAGCGGCTACTTCTGCTTTTTCACCGGGACACAAAACGGATTGACC
The sequence above is a segment of the Candidatus Cloacimonadota bacterium genome. Coding sequences within it:
- the coaBC gene encoding bifunctional phosphopantothenoylcysteine decarboxylase/phosphopantothenate--cysteine ligase CoaBC gives rise to the protein MKKKILLCVSGGIAAYKAIELASMLKKAGFELKTVLTESARKFVAGINFAAISGGSVHTSLFEDADPIPHIALADWADLIVVAPATANIMAKAARGMADDLLSNILLAHAKPVLFVPAMNVHMFEHPATQENMRILKERGHFIMQPETGLLACGYEGKGKYPPNQEIVYAIRCHLEYPQDLDGISVLVTAGATAEPIDPMRMITNRSSGKMGLAIARAFSLRGAKVTLIHALMDEKPPCHLQETIFAPSAQLMKDATLKAGKVADIVVKCAAVSDFKPLKASTHKIKKGANLMLDLVPTDDILAQLGKKKGKKQKLVGFAAETENLIPNARKKLESKNLDLICVNHLDTAGSDETSLSLIKAGAAKNGKPEVLTGDKFEVALCLVDRIIKL